From the Deltaproteobacteria bacterium genome, one window contains:
- the aroA gene encoding 3-phosphoshikimate 1-carboxyvinyltransferase: MNINYVSFQPLERLEGIIIVPGDKSISHRALFISSLASGISRINNILIAEDVLSTIVCLRMLGVDIKLTGNSVVVKADGIDSFKEPAGVLNAGNSGTTTRIILGILSTRNFFSVITGDDSLSSRPMRRITAPLMIMGASIDGRDNGNYLPVSVRGGGLKGINYNMPVASAQVKTGLILASTGAKGVMSIKEPISTRDHTERMLKASGVNLKTEDNTIELSCSQKPLPLNIVIPGDFSSAAFFIGAALIAKESDVLIKGVGINYGRTGLLDIVKSMGAKIELLNERYETGESVADIHIKPAKLKGIVIDDKSLIVRSIDEIPVLAVIAACADGETVIRHAEELRVKETDRIKAVVEGLTALGIKAKELDDGMVIQGGTIKGGTVDSHDDHRIAMAFAISSVASTKEVFINDFNAVGISFPEFMDIFNTLRHR, translated from the coding sequence ATGAACATCAATTATGTATCATTTCAACCATTGGAAAGGCTTGAAGGAATAATAATAGTTCCCGGGGATAAATCCATTTCCCATAGAGCGCTGTTCATATCATCACTTGCCTCCGGGATAAGCCGTATAAATAATATCTTGATTGCAGAAGATGTCCTGAGTACTATAGTGTGTTTAAGAATGCTTGGTGTCGATATCAAATTAACGGGGAATTCGGTTGTTGTAAAAGCAGACGGTATCGATAGTTTTAAAGAGCCTGCCGGTGTACTTAATGCAGGGAACTCGGGCACAACAACAAGGATAATACTCGGGATATTGAGTACAAGGAATTTTTTCTCTGTAATAACAGGGGATGACTCTTTAAGCTCAAGACCCATGAGACGTATCACAGCTCCGCTTATGATAATGGGTGCATCTATAGACGGTAGAGATAATGGAAACTATCTGCCTGTATCAGTAAGAGGAGGGGGACTAAAAGGTATTAATTACAATATGCCTGTAGCATCTGCTCAGGTAAAAACAGGCTTAATATTGGCATCTACCGGTGCAAAAGGTGTGATGAGTATAAAAGAGCCTATAAGCACAAGAGATCACACGGAAAGAATGCTTAAGGCAAGCGGTGTAAATTTAAAAACAGAGGACAATACTATAGAGCTTAGCTGTTCTCAGAAACCTTTGCCGTTGAATATCGTGATTCCAGGTGATTTTTCTTCTGCTGCGTTTTTTATTGGTGCCGCACTTATAGCAAAAGAATCGGATGTCTTGATAAAGGGTGTAGGGATAAACTATGGAAGAACAGGCTTGCTGGATATAGTAAAAAGCATGGGTGCAAAAATAGAACTTCTCAATGAAAGATATGAAACGGGTGAGTCTGTCGCTGATATACATATTAAACCTGCAAAACTCAAAGGCATTGTTATTGATGATAAATCTCTTATCGTAAGGTCCATTGACGAGATCCCGGTACTTGCAGTGATCGCTGCTTGTGCTGACGGAGAAACGGTTATAAGACACGCTGAAGAATTAAGGGTAAAAGAGACTGATCGTATAAAAGCCGTTGTTGAAGGTTTGACAGCTCTTGGCATAAAGGCAAAAGAACTCGATGATGGCATGGTTATACAAGGCGGAACAATAAAAGGAGGAACTGTAGACAGCCATGATGATCACAGAATCGCAATGGCTTTTGCAATATCTTCCGTAGCAAGTACAAAGGAAGTTTTTATTAATGATTTTAATGCTGTGGGTATTTCTTTCCCGGAGTTTATGGATATATTTAATACATTGAGGCATCGATGA
- a CDS encoding 4-hydroxy-3-methylbut-2-enyl diphosphate reductase — protein sequence MKKSVIIAIDGPSGSGKSTISTAVARMLGFNYINSGSLYRAIALKALNSRIAIEDEKSISKTALNTIFEIKRVGNRWVLFMDNIDISLAIKAPEIAQASSQVSTLSGIRDIINKLIKGMIKGNTVVEGRDIGTVVFPDAALKFFLTASVDERAKRRYQELLSSRIGKPYEIIRKEIDDRDMRDTSRDIAPLIAARDAIIVNTDNMSEHDVVIKLYDKVKATLSLKFIDNVNGIELYTTASAGFCFGVKRAIDIAVKTVKQEKEIYTLGPLIHNPQEVKRLEDMGIKPVNDIDTMTSGTLIYRSHGVTTEEHQIAKEKSLKTINATCPFVTRSQRLVKSLTNSGYYVVIVGDANHPEVKSLLSYASGGQVTAVKNAQEISTIGKVKKLAVLAQTTQSMENFKNVISALVDDVYELVIYNTICDATRIRQDEAALLAMAVDVVIVVGGFNSSNTNKLANICKAINLKTYHIEHPVHIKEEMLIDAKKIGITAGASTPIWLIRDVLIRLKKMSRKLSKTYI from the coding sequence ATGAAAAAATCTGTAATTATAGCAATCGACGGGCCTTCCGGCAGCGGTAAAAGCACTATAAGTACTGCGGTTGCCCGCATGCTTGGGTTCAATTATATAAATAGCGGCAGTCTTTACAGGGCCATTGCTTTAAAGGCTTTAAACAGCCGTATCGCGATTGAAGATGAAAAAAGTATTTCGAAAACGGCATTGAATACTATCTTTGAGATCAAAAGGGTTGGGAATAGATGGGTATTGTTTATGGATAATATAGACATAAGTCTCGCAATAAAGGCTCCAGAAATTGCTCAAGCTTCCTCTCAGGTATCAACACTATCGGGGATCAGAGATATAATCAATAAACTCATTAAGGGGATGATAAAGGGCAATACTGTTGTGGAGGGCAGGGATATTGGTACTGTCGTATTCCCTGATGCGGCACTCAAATTTTTTCTAACAGCCTCTGTAGACGAAAGAGCAAAGAGGAGATATCAAGAACTTTTATCATCACGGATTGGTAAACCGTATGAGATCATACGTAAAGAAATTGATGACAGGGATATGAGAGATACTTCAAGAGATATTGCCCCTTTAATAGCCGCTCGTGATGCTATTATTGTTAATACGGATAACATGTCTGAGCACGATGTGGTGATCAAGCTTTATGATAAGGTAAAAGCAACATTGTCTCTTAAATTTATAGATAATGTAAACGGCATAGAGCTTTATACAACAGCATCCGCTGGCTTTTGCTTTGGGGTAAAAAGGGCTATAGATATAGCCGTTAAAACGGTAAAGCAAGAAAAAGAGATCTATACTCTTGGCCCTCTTATACATAATCCACAGGAAGTAAAAAGGCTCGAGGACATGGGCATAAAACCCGTGAATGATATTGATACAATGACATCAGGAACTCTTATATATAGATCACATGGGGTTACTACAGAGGAGCATCAAATAGCAAAAGAGAAATCGTTAAAAACCATAAACGCTACATGCCCGTTTGTCACAAGATCGCAAAGGCTTGTAAAAAGTCTTACGAATAGCGGTTATTATGTGGTTATAGTAGGGGATGCCAATCATCCGGAAGTGAAAAGCCTGTTAAGCTATGCCTCCGGCGGGCAGGTAACAGCTGTAAAGAATGCACAGGAGATCAGTACAATTGGTAAGGTTAAGAAACTTGCCGTACTTGCCCAGACAACCCAGTCAATGGAAAATTTTAAAAATGTGATCTCCGCTCTTGTTGACGATGTTTATGAACTTGTTATTTATAATACCATATGTGATGCTACAAGAATAAGGCAGGATGAGGCTGCGTTGCTTGCCATGGCAGTAGATGTTGTAATCGTTGTAGGCGGGTTCAACAGCTCGAATACAAATAAGCTTGCAAATATATGTAAAGCGATTAACCTTAAGACATATCATATAGAACATCCTGTACATATAAAGGAAGAAATGTTGATAGATGCTAAAAAAATTGGTATTACGGCAGGTGCATCCACACCTATATGGTTGATCAGAGATGTTTTAATTAGACTAAAGAAGATGAGCAGAAAATTATCAAAAACTTATATATAA